The Macadamia integrifolia cultivar HAES 741 unplaced genomic scaffold, SCU_Mint_v3 scaffold404, whole genome shotgun sequence genome segment TATCAAGTAGGCCTTAGATGTATGCCAATTTAGGGGTATTTTGAGGAGATTCTAAAACCCTATACTGGTTTGTGCACCATAATATAAACGAAGGAAAACTTCTCACCATATATGAAGTAATAAGTGTTGCAAAAATAGTATAAACAGAAAAGAATTTGTTCCCATTTCTCACTGTCATGATTCTATACAAACAATAACTTACAGGAAAATGTAGCAATTGTTGTAGCTACGTacgaagggaaaaaggaaaaaagaccaTTGATGATCCTGTACTGTTGCAGGTTATTATGGAACAACATGTATTGCAGTAGCTAGGTTAACTATCCTGCAAGCAACATGTGTTGTCTTGGATCAGAAATGTTGATCTTCCAATGCCCATCTTGTAAACTTCTCTCTCTTGCCACCTTTATATCCAAATCcaatttcatcttcctcttAGGAGTAAGTTCACAAAATCTCTGCAACCCTTCATCCATGGCATCATGCACCTTCCACCAACGTCGATGCGCGACATCGTTGGCGAAAGCGAGATGATAACCTATGTTCCAGTTACAATCATAATCCCTATAACATAACCAAGGCTTTGTCCCAAGAAAATGAATCGAATACAGCTTCGGTGGATCTGAAGCAAATAATTGATTCTTCATGTTTGTCTCACGTGCAGTGTTTGACCAGATTTGCTTCAAGTAACTCACTCTCTTTGGCCACCTATGCCACCACATAAACACTTCATTAAGAAACCCTTGATCTCCTCCATTGTAAGATACAATCTCATCcttcaaatccatgaaagcttTAAATGTACAATTAGATGGCTCAATTGCCATTACTCCAGAATTGAAGATGAACCCATCGTTTCCTCTAGCTGACATTTGTGGGAATTGGAATAAAATATCCATATTTTTTAGTACAAGAATGTCAGAGTCAATGAAGATGATCTTATCATAATCTGTGAGCTGCCATAGCCGGAGCTTACTATAGTTATATTCATTGTAAGTATTCTTCTCTGCTTTAGGGTTTCTGATACGTTCGATAATGCGAATTTTCCAACCAGAAGCAGCGAGTGCGTCTCGTTTGGGTTGAGAGATGGTTTTGTCTATTAAGATAACAAGATCACGGTTGGTTCCTGTAGCTAGGATGCTTTGGGCTAGAACTATAGCACCACAGACGTAAGCTTCAGAGGAGTGAAGAACTGTGGCATAggcttctcttcttcttatgcTCGCATCTTCTGTGATCTTCGATTGATTGTAAACCTCATCAATGCTTcctgcaattaaaaaaaaaaaattaattaattaatttaattttatggtATTATAGTTAAAGTAATGATCAATATTTACGTGAGATGAATTATTGTGTAATGCGCCTGTAGCTGAGTGGATGCGCGGTAAGCAAATttcttaaataaattttttcttttaggtttttaatattttcaaaattttatattgaaaAGACTTATAAATCTAATTACATGAGATAAGTTTTCTTGATTTCCTATTTCTTTTGGTAATTACATAATTATTATGTAATATTTTAAACCTTGTACTATCAGTCTCATTCTTCACAAGTAAGAAGAATTAACAGAAAAATGTCGCTATTTAAGTCTGT includes the following:
- the LOC122068528 gene encoding UDP-glucuronate:xylan alpha-glucuronosyltransferase 2-like, which translates into the protein MIKSFPSKALVPSKSLVIRINLVFLAVFFVIYVSVLLGPSSTSGSLEYPVTTIKCSLRECHNYKVEEGVVQMKAVLEEKKVREKSKMRTMVRREKPSFLNEMWERRSKKIGMVNMNEEEMSEWESQGKLITVGFERVSENLEWKHLFPEWINEEEEGGRSSCPEMPMPDFMAYDEMDMVVVKLPCEYPKKGWGRDVFRLQVHLIAANLAVKRGKRDDGKTMKMVFLSRCKPMIELFRCDDMVRREGDWWWYEPEIPRLEQKLSLPIGSCKLSLPLWVQGSIDEVYNQSKITEDASIRRREAYATVLHSSEAYVCGAIVLAQSILATGTNRDLVILIDKTISQPKRDALAASGWKIRIIERIRNPKAEKNTYNEYNYSKLRLWQLTDYDKIIFIDSDILVLKNMDILFQFPQMSARGNDGFIFNSGVMAIEPSNCTFKAFMDLKDEIVSYNGGDQGFLNEVFMWWHRWPKRVSYLKQIWSNTARETNMKNQLFASDPPKLYSIHFLGTKPWLCYRDYDCNWNIGYHLAFANDVAHRRWWKVHDAMDEGLQRFCELTPKRKMKLDLDIKVARERSLQDGHWKINISDPRQHMLLAG